The Rhizoctonia solani chromosome 14, complete sequence genome has a segment encoding these proteins:
- a CDS encoding GPI-anchored small secreted protein — protein MRASIFVALAAALAPAVYAGPYFTAPVAGTTCTAGQPCVVTWQDDGKAPALKDFGDCSVGVYAGSAQQQSLIQNLAITNAQTASTVQFIPDPAAGEESTAYFIKMISLNTADPTNAMYKATAYSAMFALKGMTGKFNSTVQAQIAGTAASSTEVIPGGTSTTATSSTSSKISTTHTSTSSTATGTPASSNNAATNGAGSIVVGMGMFGATVLAAFAGVL, from the exons ATGCGTGCTTCCATCTTTGTTGCTCTTGCTGCCGCCTTGGCCCCTGCTGTCTATGCTGGTCCCTAC TTTACTGCCCCTGTTGCCGGGACCACCTGCACGGCTGGCCAGCCCTGCGTGGTCACATGGCAGGATGATGGCAAGGCCCCCGCTCTGAAAGACTTCGGTGATTGCTCTGTCGGCGTCTACGCTGGCAGCGCCCAACAACAGTCGTTGATCCAGAACCTTGCTATTACCAACGCACAAACTGCCTCCACTGTTCAGTTTATTCCTGATCCTGCAGCAGGCGAGGAGTCGACTGCCTACTTCATCAAGATGATCTCGCTCAACACTGCTGACCCAACCAATGCCATGTACAAGGCCACCGCCTACTCGGCCATGTTCGCCCTCAAGGGCATGACTGGTAAATTCAACTCG ACTGTACAGGCTCAGATTGCTGGCACCGCTGCTTCTTCTACCGAAGTCATTCCTGGCGGTACTTCCACCACTGCCACCAGCTCCACCAGCTCCAAGATCAGCACCACTCACACCTCGACTTCTTCTACTGCTACCGGCACTCCCGCTAGCTCTAACAATGCCGCAACCAACGGCGCCGGCTCTATTGTTGTTGGTATGGGCATGTTTGGTGCTACCGTGCTCGCTGCTTTCGCCGGGGTCCTCTAA
- a CDS encoding molybdopterin-binding domain protein, giving the protein MIYNSLQTLLRNSYLPTRQILSSPPASCTVRYQKQRLMSNSPPPRVTLTPPPSAPISLPISPIPVGDGNPKTIKTAACLIIGDEILNGKTHDSNSNYFAKFCFERGVALKRIEVIADDEGEIVEASRRMVKNYDFVVTSGGIGPTHDDITYASLGVAFNNPLVLHQPTLERMYEMSKHRPETLNQTQEQRTARERMALLPEGPGAEALFVCEDLWVPVSRLQGKLYVLPGVPSLFRKLLDRVNGPIAASLIFANQEPCIYSLVAIHSFHLNSCYLDSIRLPESNIAPYLTSLQARVKSEDIQVGSYPTVGKGVTVSLIGRNSARLEELALEVAKEVSADKSSSPLINHDGSKGRNDRVIRHNRACTGALSGAVYALFKSQSPALMGFAAGINSGIAGLTFFGTHYNRLFMRFLHRSQRPPPLSRVPALREYVVSPALVLSLDTSQYAQRRARLGITSKQFNDLKYAHEHQDELAMIRRDRLLDTGVAGAIAGGGLNFWRRGARAIVPGVLTAGLACTLVQVAVNELAVQRIQYVAGTPTTALVPLTPSIPVASDSASLTTGTSIPIATPIVAVLHQPVEEKQAPKPAMERIVDALSYVIPLTKLDDKEYLGRLERKRTVLDEKIDRLSAELEGKSRR; this is encoded by the exons ATGATTTACAATTCCCTACAAACACTCCTTAGAAATTCTTATCTGCCAACCCGCCAGATCTTGAGTTCTCCTCCTGCCTCCTGTACCGTGAGATACCAGAAGCAAAGACTTATGTCGAATTCGCCTCCCCCTCGTGTGACACTTACCCCTCCTCCCTCGGCACCCATAAGTCTGCCCATCTCCCCTATTCCGGTGGGGGACGGCAATCCCAAGACAATCAAGACGGCTGCATGTCTTATTATTGG TGACGAAATTCTGAACGGCAAGACGCACGATTCCAACTCGAATTATTTCGCCAAGTTTTGTTTTGAGCGGGGAGTTGCGCT GAAGCGGATCGAAGTTATTGCCGATGATGAGGGTGAAAT CGTGGAGGCCAGTCGTAGGATGGTCAAAAATTATGATTTTGTCGTGACGAGTGGTGGAATTGGTCCGACTCATGATG ATATCACATACGCGTCTCTGGGAGTCGCATTCAACAACCCTCTTGTGCTACACCAACCGACTCTAGAACGAATGTATGAAATGAGTAAACACCGCCCCGAAACCCTTAACCAAACACAAGAACAACGCACAGCGCGTGAACGGATGGCGCTCCTCCCCGAGGGGCCAGGAGCAGAAGCGCTGTTCGTATGCGAAGACCTATGGGTG CCTGTTTCACGACTACAGGGTAAACTATACGTCCTTCCGGGTGTTCCTTCGTTGTTCCGAAAACTCCTTGACAGAGTG AATGGTCCTATCGCTGCAAGTTTAATTTTCGCCAACCAAGAACCATGCATTTACTCACTCGTCGCCATCCATTCATTCCATTTAAATTCATGCTATCTTGACTCAATTAGACTACCTGAATCGAATATTGCTCCATATCTAACCAGTCTCCAAGCGCGCGTCAAATCTGAAGATATTCAAGTGGGCTCCTACCCGACCGTTGGAAAAGGAGTGACTGTTTCGTTGATAGGAAGGAACTCTGCCCGGTTGGAAGAGCTCGCGCTGGAGGTCGCGAAAGAAGTCTCGG CTGACAAATCCTCTTCTCCATTAATCAACCACGATGGATCCAAAGGCAGGAATGACCGTGTCATTAGGCACAATCGGG CATGCACGGGTGCCCTGAGCGGGGCCGTCTATGCACTTTTCAAATCCCAATCTCCCGCTCTCATGGGATTCGCAGCAGGAATCAATAGTGGGATCGCAGGGCTTACTTTTTTCGGTACGCATTATAACCGACTGTTTATGCGCTTTTTGCACCGAAGTCaacgccccccccccctctccCGGGTTCCAGCCTTGCGCGAATACGTAGTCAGCCCAGCCCTCGTGCTGTCGCTCGACACATCGCAATATGCCCAGAGGCGAGCTCGATTGGGAATAACCTCGAAGCAATTCAACGATTTAAAATATGCGCACGAGCACCAAGATGAACTCGCGATGATTCGACGGGACCGGCTTTTGGATACTGGAGTAGCGGGGGCGATCGCTGGTGGGGGGTTGAATTTCTGGCGAC GCGGTGCACGAGCTATTGTTCCGGGCGTGTTGACGGCTGGCTTGGCATGCACTTTGGTGCAGGTGGCGGTCAACGAATTGGCGGTTCAGAGGATCCAATATGTTGCGGGGACTCCGACGACTGCACTTGTTCCTTTGACTCCATCTATACCAGTGGCTTCTGACTCGGCGTCGCTTACGACTGGCACTTCTATCCCGATAGCTACCCCCATCGTGGCGGTACTCCACCAACCGGTCGAGGAGAAGCAGGCTCCTAAACCAGCCATGGAGAGGATCGTCGACGCACTTTCGTATGTCATACCATTAACCAAGTTGGACGACAAAGAGTATCTTGGACGATTGGAACGAAAGCGAACAGTCTTGGACGAGAAAATTGATCGACTTTCTGCGGAACTCGAAGGCAAATCCCGCCGTTGA
- a CDS encoding glyoxylate pathway regulator, whose product MSAPITSQTPAEFKSRESYDRSQPGFATYRRRIANPSPLGLFAFALTTWAVSLYAVQTRHVKIANLSLALALALGGLTQLLAAMWEFVTGNTYAVTMFGMLSGFYLSAGTIFWAGSGIEDAYEGTGSWTDALGIYFSAWFIFSVVMLVASVRASVVMTTLWSSIVMTIMLAMISAFVEEVKVQKAAGAFGILTSAIAAWAGAAGIWTKDHAFFDLPTDSHRPDAAV is encoded by the exons ATGTCCGCTCCCATCACTTCTCAAACCCCCGCCGAGTTCAAGTCTAGGGAATCCTATGATCGCTCCCAGCCTGGATTTGCCACCTACAGACGCAGAATTGCCAACCCATCTCCTCT TGGCTTGTTTGCCTTCGCTCTGACCACTTGGGCAGTTTCGCTCTATGCTGTCCAGACCCGCCATGTCAAGATT GCCAACCTCTCCTTGGCACTTGCACTTGCCCTTGGTGGTCTTACCCAACTCTTGGCTGCCATGTGGGAGTTCGTGACCGGCAACACTTATGCAGTTACTATGTTTGGTATGCTCTCTGGATTCTATCTCAGCGCAGGA ACGATCTTCTGGGCCGGCAGCGGTATCGAAGATGCTTATGAGGGTACTGGAAGCTGGACCGACGCTCTTGGTATCTAT TTCTCCGCTTGGTTCATCT TCTCTGTCGTCATGCTTGTCGCATCTGTTCGCGCTAGTGTTGTCATGACCACTCTCTGGTCTTCCATCGTCATGACCATCATGCTCGCTATGATCTCCGCTTTCGTCGAAGAGGTCAAGGTCCAGAAAGCCGCCGGTGCCTTTGGTATCCTTACTTCTGCTATTGCCGCCTGGGCTGGTGCCGCCGGTATCTGGACTAAGGATCATGC ATTCTTCGATCTCCCCACTGATTCTCACCGCCCTGATGCTGCTGTCTAA